The genome window CGGCGCGGGAAACCCTGGCGCTTGCCCACCACGAGCGCCAGCACAAAGGCCGCCGCACCGGCGGAGATGTGCACCACGGTGCCGCCCGCGAAGTCGATGGGCGCCACCAGGGCCTCCCCCTCCTCCGTGGTGCCAAAAATCCAGGCGGCAAGCGAGGTGCCGCTTTCCGAGAGCAATCCCCCACCCCACACCATGTGCGCCAGCGGGAAGTACACCAGGGTGGGCCAGGCGGCGGTGAACACCAGCCAGGTGGAGAACTTCACGCGCCCAGCCAGGGCACCGGAGATGATCGCGGTGGAGATCACGGCGAAGGTGAGCTGAAAGGCGACGTCGATGAGCACGGGGTAGCCATTATCCCCCTGGGTGGTGGCGTCGATCCCGCGCAGACCAAAGAACTCGGTGGGATCGGCCACCACGCCGCCGAGGGAGCGGGTGCCGTAGGACATCGACCACCCCCACAGCAGGTACACCACGGTGACCACACCCAAGGCGGCAAAACTCATCATCATCATGTTCAGCACGGCGCGACGCCCCGCCATGCCGCCGTAGAACAGGGCGAGGGCGGGGGTCATCAACAAGACGAGGGAGGCTGCCACCAACACCCACGCGGCGTTGACGAAGAGAACTTCTGAGGCCATCGTGCACCTACTTTTCAGGTTTCTATCGTTATATAGATAAGGTAGCCCGGAAGCGGGGTTTTTGAGTGGCCTATAGAAAAGAATGTGGCGCAGATCATGCAATCTGCGCCACAATGTTGGAGTCAGTAGACCTTAAGCGGACTCCCCCAGCAAGGCATCCACGAAGCCCTCTACCTCAAAGGGAGCCAGATCGTCCGAGCCCTCACCCAGACCCACCAACTTCACCGGCACGCCCAACTCCTCCTGCACCTTGAACACGATGCCGCCCTTGGCAGTGCCATCGAGCTTGGTGAGCACCACGCCGCTGATGTCCACCACCTCCCTAAAGGTGCGGGCCTGCATAAGGCCGTTCTGGCCCACCGTGGCGTCCAGCACCAGCAGCACCTCGTCCACCTTGGCCTTCTTCTCCACCACGCGCTTAACCTTGCCCAACTGATCCATCAGGCCCACCGAGGTGTGCAGGCGGCCAGCGGTATCCACCAGCACTACATCGGCCTGGGAGGCCACGCCCTGCGCGACGGCGTCGAAAGCCACCGAGGCCGGGTCCGCGCCCTCCTCGCCGCGCACCGTCTGCGCGCCCACCCGACGCCCCCACGTCTCCAACTGATCGGCCGCCGCCGCGCGGAAGGTATCCGCCGCGCCCAGCACCACCTTGTGGCCCATCGAAACGAGCACGCGGGCCAATTTGCCCGTGGTGGTGGTCTTACCCGTGCCATTGACACCCACCACCAGCACCACGGCGGGCTTGCCCTCGTAGGGCATGGCCTTGATCGAGCGATCCATCTCCGGCTGGCAGGCCTCGATCAGCGTCTCGCGCAGCATGCCTCGGGCCTCGGCCTCCGAGGACACGCCCCGCTCCGCGATCTTCACGCGCAGATCCTCCACCACCTTGGTGGTCACGGTGGTGCCCAGATCGGCCATCACCAGGGTGTCCTCGATCTCCTCCCAGGCATCCTCATCGAGGTCACCGGCGGAGAGAATACCCAGCACGGACTTGCCGATCACGTTCTGCGAGCGAGACAGCCGCCCGCGCAAGCGACCAATGCGGCCCGCCGCCGGGGCGATCTCCTCCTGCGGCTCCGCCGCCGCTACCGGCTGTGCGCTCGGGGTCTGGGCCTCTTGGATTTCCTCCACCGGCTCCGGGGCGGGGGTGCTTGCCAACGCCTCCTCCGCCGCGCGCGCGGTGGCAGCCGCAGCAGCGGCGGCCTCCTCGGCCTTGATCTCCTCGGCCGGCTGGGCGGGCTCGGTGGGCTGGCTCTCCACAGGGGCGGCGGGCTTAGTAGGCTCTGCGGACTCGATGGACTCGGCCGCAGGAGCCGCCTCCTGCTCAGCAGGCTCCTCCGCAACCGTAGGTTCTGCGGTTGCGGCCGCTTCCGGCTCCTCGATTGCCGGTGCAGGCTCCACGACCTCTACTGTCCTTACCGCTTCTGCGGCTTCGCGGCTCTCATTCGCCTCGGCTGCCTCGGCCGCCTCAGCCTCGATCAGCTCCGGCTGCTCCTGCTCCGCACTCCGGGCGGGTTCCTCCACGGCCTTCTCCGGCCGCACGCTCTCCTTCGGAGCCTCCTCGACCACCGGCTTCGGCGGCTCGGGAGATTCGGAGGAGGTGGCCTTCGGGACAACCGGGGCGGGAGCCACCGGGGCCTGCTGCTTCTGCTGGGGCTTTTCGATCTTTTCTGCTGCGGGCTGCGCTGGTGCTACGGGTTGCGCGGCCGGTTCTTCCGGCTTCACCGGCTGCGGGCTCTGCTGCTGGGCCTGCGGCTTCGGTGCCACGGGCTTCTGCATGGATTCCGGTTGCACCCGCTCCTCTCGCTTGATCGGCTTTGCCGGTTCGGCGGGCTTCACCCGCTTTGCCGGTGCCGAGGGGCGCGGGTCCGCGCGACGCACCGGAGGCTCGGGATTACTCTGGTTGCGCTGCGGAACCTGCTGGTCGGCGCGCAGCACCGGCTCCTTTTCCTTATCCTCGGCGGCCGGGGTGTTCTTGGTAAAGGCCGCCACGCTAGCGTCCGCCGCGCCACCGGAGGCAAAATTAAAGCCCCCCTTGGCCTGATAATTACCGGATTTTTGCTGCTGGGTGAGTTCCTTGGGCTCCTCTTCCTCCTTTTTCTCAAAGGTCACGGTCTTAGAGGCCGCGTTCTTGCGGCCAATGAGTACCAAAACCGCCGCCAAAAGGAGAATGACAAGGAGCGCTATGCCAGCAATGATCCAAAAATCCGTAGTCATGCCCTCCATCATGGCAGCACACCCCCTCTATTGACCACCGCGCCACACCATACGGCTCCTCCCCGTCACTCTTCCCCACCGCAATGTGACGCATGTGATTCACACCCGTCACACACCGGCAAGGAAAGGTACCACCCCGCCACCAAGGGACGCCCCGGATTCACACCCGTCACACACCACCCCGGAAAAGTACCACCCACCACCAAGGGACACCCGGGAGTCACACCCGTCACACACCGGCAACGTCAACCACGGCAACACCTTTCTAAGGGGCAGTGTTGCAACGACCCCCTGAACCCCCGCGCGCCCCCACTCAAAAAATAAACCGACCCTCGGGAACACCCCGAGTGTCGGCCCTTACACCCCTTAAAACTACGCCACTACCCCTTCGCTGCGGAGGCCGCCAGCGCCATCGCCTCGGCGGAGATCACATCGCCGGTGACCAAATCCGGCACCACATCGGCCAACTGCGACCACCCCTGCGCGGCGGCGTCCAGGGTCTTGGACTTCCCCATCAACCCGTGGGCGTGCATGCGGGCCGAAAGGGCAAATACCAGGGACACCACCGGGGCCAGGGCCCAGGCGTTGTCCTTGTCCTCGGTGTTCACGCCGTCGAGTTTGTCAAAGCGCACGCGCGCCGCCGAGTACAGGGCGCGGTGGGTGCTGCGCAGCGCCCGCAGCAGGGAAACGGCGGGCTTGACCAGCCCTTCCGAGGTGAGCAGCCGGTTGAGTTCCTCGCGCTTACGGAAGGTCTCAAAGACCGCCATCAGGCGCGGGCCGTCCTCCATGATGGGGCCGGGAACGATGTCCTCGTTGGCAAAGAACATGCTCATCAACTGCTCCTGCTGCGCGGAGTCCATGCGCGCAATGCGCACGGTGGAGGCGTCAATGCAGGCGGAGTCCAGGGTGGAATCGCGCCCCGTGAGCAGGGTGTTTACCAGGGTGGGACCGGCGGTCTTTTTCAATTGCGCCAACAGGGCCTTGAGTTCCTTGGTGCTCTCGGGCCGCCCCAGAGCACCGCCCACCTCGCCCAGTTGCATCATGATGGTGATCCACGGGCTGCGGTGGTCCTCCCGTTCCGCAGGGGCCTCCTCCGCGAGGTTAAAGGAATGATTGACCAGCCCGGTGACGATCATGCGGCCCGGTTGCAGGTGCGCGGGCACCAGGGAGCCGGAGAGTCCGCGCAGGGCGGCGCGGGGGGATTCCTCGAAGATCGCGTGTGCCACGTCGCGCTCCCGGGTGGTGGAACCAAAGTGATCCCAGATCACCGGCAGCACCTGATCGCTGGCGGGCGGGGTTTCCTCTTCCCCGGAGAGGAAGGCGGAAAGCCGGGCCAGTTCCTCCGGCTGGTCGGCCAGGTAGCCGGGCTGCTCCACGCGGAAGGCCGTCTCCCCGGGGTGGTGCGGGGCGCGCAGGGTGCCAAAGGGATCGCCGGCATAGAGCTGCACGATGAGATCACCGGCGTCGATAAGCGATTCCGGCAGGGGCGTGACCTCGGTGACCTGGCGCAGGTGCCGGGCCACCGACCACGGCGCGGTGGCGGGCCAAACCCAGGCAGCGAGGTTGCGCGATTCCATGAGGTCGGTGAAGCGCAGCGCGCCGTCCTCCACGCTCACGGCGGTGGCGTGCGGGGTGGAACTCATCACCGCCAGCGTCACGGAGACGCGATTATTGCTGCTGGGGTCCGTCCACTCGAACTCCAAGCGGCCCTCCGGCATCACCGCCACGGACTGCGCGATGGCATTCACCGGGGCGGAATAGGTCACCGCGTCCTCCCTGGTCAGGGCCACGGTGTGCACGGGGGAACCGTGCTGATTGCGCACGCTCACCCGGGGTCGCCCCAATTCCCCGGTGGCGCGCACGCGAATCCGCCCGGCGGGGTCGATGTGCCGGGTGCCCAGGTAGAGGCGGCTGGTGCGCCACATCGGCTGATAGGTGGTCATGCCCAACTCGAAGGAGAGCGCCGGGGGGCTAAATCGCAGCGGGAGGCTATCGCCCTCGTCCGTGGTCACCGCAAAGTCCGCACCGGCCTCGTGGGAGGCCACCGCGATGCGGCGCGGGGAAACGGAAAAGTCCTTCTCCCCGTGGCCCACCGCCAGCGAGGCCGGGGAGAGCCCGCCCTGGGCGGGGATACGCACGCTGTGCGCGGCGGCGTCGATAGTGGTCTCGCAGACCATGCCCTCCACGATGGCGTAGCGGTGCCGGAAGGACTCGTTGCGTGGGCCGCGCAGGCGCACCAGGTACTCGCCCACCCAGGGGGCATCGTAGGCCTCGGGGTCAAAGATCTGGAAAGCCCCGCCCTCGGCGGGCACCTCCAGCGGCTCCGGCTCCGCGATCTCCTCGGCGGTCTCCCCCACCCCGGAGTAGGCGGAGATGGAGAGGTACCAGATCTCCTCGCGCCCGGACAGGGTGGCCGGGAAGTCCGCCACCAGGGATTCCGCGTGAACCGGCAGGCGATTGAGCGTGCGCACGTTGGCCACCGGCTCCACCGGGTGCACAAAGCGCACGCGCTGGCGGGGGTCCACGCTGCGCAGGTGGGACATCGCGGACGGCGCCTGCCCCACGCGCACCACCTGGAGGGAGGCTATCGACGCCGCCTCCACCCGCCGACACTCCCAGCCCGACCACCCCAGGATCGGCTGGGTACCCAGCACCGGCACCTGTTGCCCGGAGACGGCGTCCACCAACTGCGCGTCATCGGGCACCACCACGAAGAGTTCCGAGTGGTGCAGGGAAACCTTATCAGTGAGGTTTTGCCCATTGGCGGCGAAGATGAGCACGGGATCCTCCGCGTCCACCACCGGCACCACCCAGGTGATTCCGTTGGTGGTATCGAGCACCGTGGCCTCGCGCACCTGGCTTTCCACCGCCACGTCCAGAGCCTCGGCGTAGGTGGGCTCGCCCCAGGGGCGGCCGGTACGGAAGATGCGGGTGGTACCCGCCACGCTCACCCGCCAGGAAACCTCGGCGTGTGCGTCATCGCCCACGTACTCGGTGGATACCCGCTGCTCCGGCAGACGCAGACACACCCGCCCGCGCTGAGTATCGAGCACCAGGCGGGGGCGAACCTCGCGGGGGGCCACACCCACCGCCGTGGCGCGCTCTGGGGTGCCCACGGGGCGCTCGCGCAGCTCCGCCACCACGGCTTCATCGACGAGCCGAGGCAAGGCGGGCTCAAGATGAGAGCGATCCCGATCCAACCAGGAGGTGGGGTGCTGGGTGGAAAAGGCCCGCACCGCCTGTATCCCGCTAAGGAGGCGGCCCATGCGCTCCGGGGCCTGGGCCACCTCCAGGGCGGCGGAGGCGAGGTCGCTGCCTGCCACGGCGGCCAGGGCCTCTTCCTCGCCCGGCGTGCCCTCCTCATCGAGGTGATCGAGCAGTTCCAGCAGGCCCGCCACCTCGCTATAGATCACCCCGGCGTGATAGCACAGCAGGTCCACGCTGCCCATGCCCTCCGGGGTATCCAGGCCCGCCCGCTCCAGCAGGCCGGGCACCTCCCGATCCAGGGCCGCCACCCATTCCTCGGTGGCACGCAGGCCCAGGCCCGCAAAGTATTCGGTGTAGAACTCCGCGCGATCCACCAGGCGGCTGGCGCGGAAGATCAGTGTCACGGAGGTCATCACGGGGGTGACCTCCCACAATCCCGGCAGGTCCGCCCCGGCGGTGACCTGGCGGGAAAGGAAGAGACCAAAGAGCCTGTCATAGCGCTCCATCTCATCACTGCTGAGGCCCGCCTCCGGGAAATACGGGTGCTGCGCGAAAGTCTCCGCCAGCCGCAGCTCCCCCTGCGAGGCCCAGCCCAACAGGGAATCCGTCATATCGGCAAAAGGAGTACCCGCCCCCGTACCGTGCTCGCTCATCACCGTGTTTTCGTCCCCTTCACTGTGTCCTTGGTGTCCCTAAGAATCTGGCAACCCCGTTTAGCCTAGAGCAGGCTCACCCGCCGAGGTATCGTCGGGCTGCATACGCTGGCTGAGTACCCTCGTGATACCGTCGCCGCGCATAGTCACACCATAGAGCACGTTGGCTACGTCCATCGTGGGTTTCTGGTGCGTGATCACGATGAGCTGGGAATCCCGGCGCAACTCCTTGAACAGGTTAATCAGGCGGCGCAGGTTCACATCATCCAGCGCGGCCTCCACCTCGTCCATGACGTAGAACGGGCTGGGCCGGGCGCGGAAGATCGCCACCAGGAGCGCCAGGGCAGTCAGGGACTTCTCCCCGCCGGAGAGCAGGGAGAGCCGCTTGACCTTTTTCCCCGGCGGACGGGCCTCCAACTCGATTCCCGTGCTGAGCATGTCCTCCGGCTCGGTGAGCACCAGGCGGCCCTGCCCACCGGGGAAAAGAGTGTGAAAGACCTTGGGGAACTCCGCCTCCACGTCCTGCCAGGCCTCGGTGAACAACTGCAAAATGCGGGCGTCCACCTCCTCGATCACGCCCTCTAGGTCCTCCCTGGCCTCCTCCACGTCCGCCAACTGGGTGGACAGGAACTGGTAGCGCTCCTCTAGCGCCTTGTACTCCTCCAGGGCCAGGGGATTGACCTTGCCCAGGGCGCTTAAATCCTTCTCCGCCTGCTTCAGGCGCGCCTGCTCGGCCCGACGATCAAAGTCCGGCTCCGGGGTATAGTCCGCCAACAGATCCGCGATGGCCAGGCCTAGTTGTTCCACGGTCTTGGCCTCGGCCTCGTCGATGCGCACCTGCGCCTGGCTGGCGGCGATCTCGGAGGCGTGCGCGGTATCGCTCAGCCGCCCCAATTGCTGGCGCACCGCGCTCACCGCGTCCTTGGCCTGGGAAAGCCGGGCGGTAATCTGCCCCTTGTTCCGCCGCACCTCGTCGCGCCGCACGGCGGCGCGCTCCACGGCCTCATCCACCCGGCGCGCCACCTCCCCGGCCCCGTCCGCCACGGCGCGCGCCAGGGCGGCCTCGGCCTTGCGCTTGGCCATCGCCTGCTCGTGGCGGGCCTTGGCCTTGCGCTCGTGGGCGGCCTGGCGGCGCAACTGCTGGGCCTTGCCGCGCGCCTGCTCCACGCGGTCGTCGGCACTGCGGGAGCTGAGTTTGGCCTCCATCTCCATCGCCCGGATCTGGTTGAGGGCCTCCTTGGCGCTATCGCGGGCCTGGGTGGAGGGCTCCTCGGCGGTGGCGTCCTGGGTATCCACGTGGGTCAGGCGCTCGCGCACGGCGGCCAACTCCGCGCGGGCCTGGGCCAGGCGCTGTTCCACGTCCTCCCCGCGCCGGTGCGTCTTATCCCGCGCCGCCTCGTGCTCCGCCACGGTGCGTTCCAGGCGGCGTGCCTCCCGCTCCCAACCCTGGGCCTGGGCGTCGTGCTCGCGCAGCGCGGCGGTGGCAGAGGCCGCCTCTACTCGGGCCTCCTGGGCCGCGAGCGTGGCCCCCTCCACCGTGCCGGAGAGTTCCGCCAGTCGGCCCTGCGCGGCGGCAAGTTCCTCCTCGGCCTGGGCGATCTGCCCCTCCACCTCCACGGAACTCGCGGCGGACTGGCCCACCTGCACCCAGCCCTGGCCCACGAGTTCGCCCTCGCGGGTCACCGCGCGCACGCGGGGATCGGCCAGCACCGTTTCCCGGGCGGTGTCCCAATCCGGGGCCAGCGCCACGTCCGCCAACAGGCGATTGACGGTGGCGGCCACGGCGGGGCTTAAGTGCACCCGGTCGAGCAGCCATTCGGTGCCCTCGGGGAGGTCGGCGTCAAGCCGCCAGGGCGCGTGTTCCGGCACGTGCTCCGGCGGGTATTCCGGCGCGTTTTCCGCACCGCCCGGGCGGGCGTCCGGGGCTTCCGAGGGCGTCGTGGCCGGTCCGGGCACCTCCCCCATCAGCACCGTGCGCTCGATTCCCTCCCCCCGCAGGGTATCCAGCACCTCGTCCCGCACCGGCCCCACCAGGGCCTCCCCGTAGACCCCCAGGGCGGCGGCCAGGGCCTTCTCCATTCCGGCCTGCGGGCGCACCTCCTGGCTCAGCGCCCGCCACTGATCCCCGTTCAAGAACTCGGTCGCGCTCGCCTTGGGGAGGGTGTGGCGCAGCGTCTCGATCCGGGCGGTGAGCGTGTACACCTCGCGCTCGTGCTCGCGCTGGGTGGCGCGCACCTGCTCCAGGCGTTCCTCCGCCGCCTGGGCCTCGGCGGCGGCGCGGTCGCTGGCCTCCGCCAGGGGTTCGCGCTGCCGCTGGGCGTGATCGTGCTTCTCGCGCGCGGCCTCCCACTCCTCGCGGGACTGCCGCAGCCGCGCCTGCGCCTCCTCCCCGGCCGTACGGTGGCGCTCTAGTTCCTCCTCCGCGCTGCGCACCCGGGCGGCGTGATTCTCCTCGGCGGCCAGCAGGCGCACCACGCCCTCGCGGTGATCGGCCAGGGCCTTGATCTGCGCTAGGTGCTCGCGCTCCGCCTCGCGGGCGATCTCCTCCCGCTGCGCGGCCTCCTCCTCGATCACCTCCAGGCGTTCCCGCGCGATCTCTGCGGCCTCCTCCAGGCGCGCGAACTCCTCGTCCGCCTCCTGGGCGCGGCGTTCCAGAGCCTCTGGGTCCATGCCGGAATAGGGCACCTCGTGGCCCGCTCCCCGGGCACGCTCGGCGGCGATGCGCGCGGTGGCGCTCACCCGCTCGGTCAGGGTGGAAAGACGGAACCAAAGTTGCTGGGCGGCCTCCTCCTGGGGCAGCACCTCGGAGAGGCGTTCCTCCCATTCCACCTGCTCCTCGGTGCGTTCCTCTAGTTCCTCGGTCAGGGCGGCCACCCGCTCCTTGAGCACCTCGGCCTGGCGGGCGGCGTCGCTTAGTTCCGCGCGCAGGGTGATAATGCGATCCCCGGCCAGGCGCAGGCGGGCGTCGCGCACCGTGGCCTGCACGGTGGCGGCGCGCTGCGCGGCCTCGGCCTGGCGGGCCAGGGGCTTGAGTTGGCGGCTGAGTTCCTCAGTGAGATCGCGCAGCCGATCCAGGTTTCCCTGCATTCCGGCGAGTTTGCGCTGCGCTTTTTCCTTGCGCCTGCGGTGTTTGAGCACGCCCGCGGCTTCCTCGATGTAGGCGCGACGCTCCTCCGGGCGGGATTCCAGGATCTCGGAGAGTTTCCCCTGCCCCACGATGATGTGCATTTCCCGGCCGATGCCGGAATCGGACAGCAATTCCTGAATGTCCATCAGCCGGGCTTTTGAGCCATTAATCTCGTATTCGCTGGCGCCGTCGCGGAACATGCGGCGGGTCACCGATACCTCGGAATACTCGATGGGTAGTTTGCCATCGGCATTATCAATGGTGAGGGTGACCTCCGCGCGGCCCAGGGGCTTGCGATCCCCCGCCCCGGCAAAGATCACGTCCTGCATCTTGCCGCCGCGCAGCGTCTTGGCCCCCTGCTCCCCCATCACCCAGGCCAGGGCGTCCACCACATTGGACTTCCCCGAGCCATTAGGCCCCACCACGGCGCAAATCCCAGGCTCGAACTTCAGGG of Corynebacterium sp. 21KM1197 contains these proteins:
- the ftsY gene encoding signal recognition particle-docking protein FtsY, giving the protein MTTDFWIIAGIALLVILLLAAVLVLIGRKNAASKTVTFEKKEEEEPKELTQQQKSGNYQAKGGFNFASGGAADASVAAFTKNTPAAEDKEKEPVLRADQQVPQRNQSNPEPPVRRADPRPSAPAKRVKPAEPAKPIKREERVQPESMQKPVAPKPQAQQQSPQPVKPEEPAAQPVAPAQPAAEKIEKPQQKQQAPVAPAPVVPKATSSESPEPPKPVVEEAPKESVRPEKAVEEPARSAEQEQPELIEAEAAEAAEANESREAAEAVRTVEVVEPAPAIEEPEAAATAEPTVAEEPAEQEAAPAAESIESAEPTKPAAPVESQPTEPAQPAEEIKAEEAAAAAAATARAAEEALASTPAPEPVEEIQEAQTPSAQPVAAAEPQEEIAPAAGRIGRLRGRLSRSQNVIGKSVLGILSAGDLDEDAWEEIEDTLVMADLGTTVTTKVVEDLRVKIAERGVSSEAEARGMLRETLIEACQPEMDRSIKAMPYEGKPAVVLVVGVNGTGKTTTTGKLARVLVSMGHKVVLGAADTFRAAAADQLETWGRRVGAQTVRGEEGADPASVAFDAVAQGVASQADVVLVDTAGRLHTSVGLMDQLGKVKRVVEKKAKVDEVLLVLDATVGQNGLMQARTFREVVDISGVVLTKLDGTAKGGIVFKVQEELGVPVKLVGLGEGSDDLAPFEVEGFVDALLGESA
- a CDS encoding ammonium transporter, with protein sequence MASEVLFVNAAWVLVAASLVLLMTPALALFYGGMAGRRAVLNMMMMSFAALGVVTVVYLLWGWSMSYGTRSLGGVVADPTEFFGLRGIDATTQGDNGYPVLIDVAFQLTFAVISTAIISGALAGRVKFSTWLVFTAAWPTLVYFPLAHMVWGGGLLSESGTSLAAWIFGTTEEGEALVAPIDFAGGTVVHISAGAAAFVLALVVGKRQGFPRRVTRPHNLPMVMLGAALLWFGWCGFNAGSALAPDATAALAWVNTAAAAAAGLLAWLATERVRYGHATSLGAASGIVAGLVAITPAAGALNPMTSLVLGAVGGVLACLAVSLKFRFGYDDSLDVVGVHLVAGLWGTVGIGILLGDLKLTVVQIVIAVVAVLFSGLLTAVIALVLEATMGWRVGKEEEYNGVDYAEHAESAYDIAGTK
- a CDS encoding AAA family ATPase, translating into MHLKSLTLKGFKSFASATTLKFEPGICAVVGPNGSGKSNVVDALAWVMGEQGAKTLRGGKMQDVIFAGAGDRKPLGRAEVTLTIDNADGKLPIEYSEVSVTRRMFRDGASEYEINGSKARLMDIQELLSDSGIGREMHIIVGQGKLSEILESRPEERRAYIEEAAGVLKHRRRKEKAQRKLAGMQGNLDRLRDLTEELSRQLKPLARQAEAAQRAATVQATVRDARLRLAGDRIITLRAELSDAARQAEVLKERVAALTEELEERTEEQVEWEERLSEVLPQEEAAQQLWFRLSTLTERVSATARIAAERARGAGHEVPYSGMDPEALERRAQEADEEFARLEEAAEIARERLEVIEEEAAQREEIAREAEREHLAQIKALADHREGVVRLLAAEENHAARVRSAEEELERHRTAGEEAQARLRQSREEWEAAREKHDHAQRQREPLAEASDRAAAEAQAAEERLEQVRATQREHEREVYTLTARIETLRHTLPKASATEFLNGDQWRALSQEVRPQAGMEKALAAALGVYGEALVGPVRDEVLDTLRGEGIERTVLMGEVPGPATTPSEAPDARPGGAENAPEYPPEHVPEHAPWRLDADLPEGTEWLLDRVHLSPAVAATVNRLLADVALAPDWDTARETVLADPRVRAVTREGELVGQGWVQVGQSAASSVEVEGQIAQAEEELAAAQGRLAELSGTVEGATLAAQEARVEAASATAALREHDAQAQGWEREARRLERTVAEHEAARDKTHRRGEDVEQRLAQARAELAAVRERLTHVDTQDATAEEPSTQARDSAKEALNQIRAMEMEAKLSSRSADDRVEQARGKAQQLRRQAAHERKAKARHEQAMAKRKAEAALARAVADGAGEVARRVDEAVERAAVRRDEVRRNKGQITARLSQAKDAVSAVRQQLGRLSDTAHASEIAASQAQVRIDEAEAKTVEQLGLAIADLLADYTPEPDFDRRAEQARLKQAEKDLSALGKVNPLALEEYKALEERYQFLSTQLADVEEAREDLEGVIEEVDARILQLFTEAWQDVEAEFPKVFHTLFPGGQGRLVLTEPEDMLSTGIELEARPPGKKVKRLSLLSGGEKSLTALALLVAIFRARPSPFYVMDEVEAALDDVNLRRLINLFKELRRDSQLIVITHQKPTMDVANVLYGVTMRGDGITRVLSQRMQPDDTSAGEPALG